One genomic region from Hoeflea algicola encodes:
- a CDS encoding YgaP family membrane protein, with the protein MALDQMILVFAGFMILISVALGVYVSPYWHLLTVFVGLNLIQSSFTGFCPAAIVFRKLGAKPGCAFN; encoded by the coding sequence ATGGCGCTCGATCAAATGATATTGGTATTCGCCGGGTTCATGATTCTCATCTCGGTGGCGCTTGGCGTATATGTGTCGCCCTATTGGCATCTGTTGACGGTCTTCGTCGGCCTCAATCTGATCCAGTCCTCGTTTACCGGCTTCTGCCCGGCGGCGATTGTATTCAGAAAACTCGGAGCAAAGCCCGGCTGCGCCTTCAATTAA
- the tlpA gene encoding thiol:disulfide interchange protein TlpA — protein sequence MSQSRKRLSTGAMVAIAIALGAIIGAAGIYGKAMSSGNASGPESLASAQCTADPSLLAALKPLAHGEVAAMSVRESASVLPDLSFTSADGTSMQLADFAGQTLLVNLWATWCVPCREEMPALSHLQSELGDDGFKVLAINIDAGDDSKPKAFLGEIGVDNLGLYRDSSMGVFNTLKKQGLAFGLPVTLMVGKDGCLLGAMNGPAEWASDDAKALVTALKAG from the coding sequence ATGAGCCAATCGCGTAAACGCCTGTCCACCGGAGCCATGGTTGCAATCGCCATTGCATTGGGCGCCATTATCGGTGCTGCCGGGATATACGGGAAAGCCATGTCCTCTGGCAATGCGTCGGGGCCGGAAAGTCTTGCCTCGGCGCAATGCACGGCGGACCCGTCATTGCTGGCCGCGCTGAAACCGCTCGCCCATGGCGAAGTGGCGGCGATGAGTGTGCGCGAAAGCGCGAGCGTATTGCCGGACCTGAGTTTTACCTCGGCCGACGGCACCTCGATGCAACTGGCGGATTTTGCCGGTCAAACCTTGCTGGTCAATCTCTGGGCCACCTGGTGCGTGCCCTGCCGCGAGGAGATGCCGGCGCTATCACACTTGCAGAGCGAACTTGGCGATGACGGGTTCAAGGTGCTGGCGATCAACATCGATGCCGGTGATGACAGCAAGCCGAAGGCGTTTCTTGGAGAAATCGGTGTCGACAATCTCGGGCTTTACCGGGATTCGAGCATGGGTGTGTTCAATACATTGAAAAAGCAGGGGCTGGCGTTTGGCTTGCCGGTAACGCTGATGGTCGGCAAGGACGGCTGCCTGCTGGGCGCCATGAATGGGCCGGCGGAATGGGCCAGCGATGACGCCAAGGCGCTGGTGACGGCGCTAAAGGCGGGCTGA
- a CDS encoding gamma-glutamylcyclotransferase, which translates to MGADMDDFWVFGYGSLMWRPGFDHEQALQARLFGHHRALCVRSFVHRGTPQRPGLVLGLDRGGSCHGVAFRVRPENREAVIDYLRGRELVTHVYREATRRLRLDTGQQVTALTYVVDRAHQQYAGGLSVDEALSAVHGAKGQSGPNEAYVLNTVAHLRTLGIRDQHLEAIAYRLESEKLAGSVRLRA; encoded by the coding sequence ATGGGCGCGGATATGGACGATTTTTGGGTGTTTGGCTATGGGTCGCTGATGTGGCGGCCGGGCTTTGATCACGAGCAAGCCCTGCAGGCGCGGTTGTTTGGTCATCACCGCGCGTTATGTGTTCGATCCTTCGTTCATCGTGGCACGCCGCAACGGCCGGGACTGGTGCTCGGGCTTGACCGTGGCGGCTCCTGCCATGGCGTTGCCTTCCGGGTCCGGCCGGAAAACCGCGAGGCGGTGATAGATTACCTGCGGGGACGGGAACTGGTGACCCATGTCTACCGTGAGGCGACGCGACGGCTGCGGCTCGACACCGGACAACAAGTGACTGCGCTGACCTATGTGGTCGACCGGGCACACCAGCAATATGCAGGCGGGCTGTCGGTGGATGAGGCGCTGTCAGCTGTGCATGGGGCCAAGGGTCAATCCGGACCCAACGAGGCCTACGTGCTCAACACCGTGGCGCATCTGCGGACGCTGGGTATCCGCGATCAGCATCTCGAGGCCATCGCTTACAGGCTTGAGTCCGAGAAACTTGCGGGATCAGTCCGCCTGCGCGCCTGA
- the lptM gene encoding LPS translocon maturation chaperone LptM: MTTRLLVKSICVSAALATLLSACGRKGPLDTPRVTATPASVASETLTDDDDAAPATVPNQRRFILDGLLE, translated from the coding sequence ATGACAACCAGACTATTGGTAAAATCGATCTGTGTATCAGCAGCATTGGCCACGCTTCTGTCGGCGTGCGGCCGCAAAGGCCCGCTCGATACGCCGCGTGTGACGGCAACACCGGCATCCGTGGCCTCCGAAACCCTGACAGATGACGATGACGCCGCACCGGCGACCGTGCCCAACCAGCGGCGCTTCATCCTTGATGGTCTTCTCGAATAG
- the hpt gene encoding hypoxanthine phosphoribosyltransferase — translation MPVVRGKIIDPLFSAEVIAERNRTMAAEIATNPKKDLLVISILKGSFIFAADLIRALHEAGLEPEVEFITLSSYGKGTTSRGVKIIKDIDSDVRGRDVLLIDDILESGRTLRFARELMFERGANNVDIAVLLDKRSRREGTLDADYVGFECPDYFVVGYGMDVAYAFRELPFVGVVKGDA, via the coding sequence ATGCCGGTTGTGCGCGGAAAAATCATCGACCCCCTGTTTAGCGCTGAGGTGATTGCTGAACGCAATCGCACCATGGCGGCGGAGATTGCCACCAATCCGAAGAAGGATCTGCTGGTAATCTCGATCCTCAAGGGGTCGTTCATTTTCGCGGCCGACCTGATTCGCGCGCTGCATGAAGCGGGGCTTGAGCCCGAAGTTGAGTTCATCACCCTGTCGAGCTATGGCAAGGGCACCACAAGCCGGGGCGTCAAGATCATCAAGGATATTGACAGCGACGTGCGTGGCCGCGATGTCCTGCTGATCGACGACATTCTCGAATCGGGCCGGACCCTGAGGTTTGCCCGCGAGTTGATGTTTGAGCGCGGCGCCAACAATGTCGACATCGCCGTGTTGCTGGACAAGCGCTCGCGCCGTGAAGGTACACTTGATGCCGATTATGTCGGCTTCGAATGCCCGGATTATTTTGTGGTCGGCTACGGCATGGATGTGGCCTATGCGTTTCGCGAATTGCCCTTCGTCGGCGTGGTCAAGGGCGACGCCTGA
- the ftsE gene encoding cell division ATP-binding protein FtsE, whose amino-acid sequence MIHFENVGLRYGMGPEILRDLTFDIPKKSFQFLTGPSGAGKTTLMRLLFMSLKPTRGLIRMFDRDISVIPGEELPLLRRRIGIVFQDFRLLDHMTTYENVALPLRVRGKDESSYRSDVIELLKWVGLGERINVLPPVLSGGEKQRVAIARALIDQPEILLADEPTGNVDPPMAQRLLNLFTELNRLGTAVVIATHDLSLMDRVDARRMILSEGRLDIYD is encoded by the coding sequence TTGATTCATTTCGAAAATGTCGGATTGCGCTATGGCATGGGGCCGGAAATCCTGCGTGACCTGACCTTCGACATACCTAAGAAGTCCTTTCAGTTCCTGACCGGGCCGTCTGGCGCCGGCAAGACCACGCTGATGCGGCTTTTGTTCATGTCGCTCAAACCGACACGTGGCCTGATTCGCATGTTCGACCGCGATATCTCCGTCATTCCCGGCGAAGAACTGCCGCTGCTGCGTCGCCGGATCGGTATCGTCTTTCAGGATTTTCGGCTTCTCGACCATATGACGACCTATGAGAATGTCGCCTTGCCACTGAGAGTCCGTGGCAAGGACGAATCCAGTTACCGTTCCGATGTGATCGAACTGCTCAAATGGGTCGGCCTCGGAGAACGCATCAATGTGCTGCCGCCGGTGCTTTCCGGTGGCGAAAAGCAGCGTGTCGCAATTGCCCGCGCCCTGATCGACCAGCCGGAAATCCTTTTGGCCGACGAGCCGACCGGTAACGTCGACCCGCCAATGGCCCAGCGTCTGCTCAATCTGTTCACCGAACTCAATCGGCTCGGCACCGCCGTGGTAATTGCCACCCATGATCTGTCACTGATGGACCGGGTAGATGCCCGGCGCATGATCCTGTCTGAGGGGCGGCTCGACATTTATGACTAA
- the argH gene encoding argininosuccinate lyase — translation MSTDKDKQASNQMWGGRFASGPDAIMEEINASIDFDRKLYAQDIRGSLAHAAMLANTGIISSDDCDKITHGLNTILSEIEAGEFTFSRRLEDIHMNIESRLAELIGPTAGRLHTARSRNDQVALDFRLWVKEELQRTDTALTGLISAFLDKAEAHAETVMPGFTHLQTAQPVTFGHHCMAYVEMLGRDRSRVRDCIERLDECPLGAAALAGTGYAIDRAQTAAALGFREPTRNSIDTVSDRDYALEFLSLAAICATHMSRLAEEIVIWSTPQFGFVRLSDAFSTGSSIMPQKKNPDAAELVRAKTGRINGSLIALLTVMKGLPLAYSKDMQEDKEQVFDAASSLELSLAAMTGMIRDMEIRTDRMRDAAGAGYSTATDLADWLVREAGLPFREAHHVTGRAVALAESRNIGLEALSLADLQTINPAITDAVFSVLTVDASVRSRKSFGGTAPDGVRAQVTHWRGRI, via the coding sequence ATGTCGACAGATAAGGACAAACAGGCGTCAAACCAGATGTGGGGCGGACGATTTGCCTCCGGGCCAGACGCCATCATGGAGGAAATCAACGCCAGTATCGATTTCGACCGCAAGCTCTATGCCCAGGATATCCGGGGTTCCCTCGCACATGCGGCCATGCTTGCCAACACTGGCATAATTTCAAGCGACGACTGCGACAAGATTACTCACGGATTGAACACGATTCTGTCAGAAATCGAAGCGGGGGAATTTACCTTCTCGCGCCGTCTCGAAGACATCCATATGAACATCGAGTCCCGGCTCGCCGAATTGATCGGTCCCACCGCCGGCCGCCTGCACACCGCCCGCTCCCGCAATGACCAGGTGGCGCTGGATTTCCGCCTCTGGGTCAAGGAAGAATTGCAGCGTACCGACACCGCCCTCACCGGCCTGATTTCTGCCTTTCTCGACAAGGCCGAAGCCCACGCAGAAACGGTAATGCCCGGCTTCACCCACCTGCAGACCGCACAGCCTGTCACCTTTGGCCATCACTGCATGGCTTATGTCGAGATGCTCGGCCGCGATCGCTCGCGGGTTCGCGATTGCATCGAGCGGCTGGATGAATGTCCACTCGGCGCCGCAGCTCTTGCTGGCACCGGCTACGCCATCGACCGCGCGCAAACCGCTGCCGCACTGGGTTTCCGCGAACCCACCCGCAACTCAATCGATACCGTCTCGGACCGCGACTACGCGCTCGAATTCCTCTCGCTCGCCGCCATCTGCGCCACTCACATGTCGCGCCTGGCCGAGGAAATCGTCATCTGGTCGACGCCGCAATTCGGTTTCGTGCGCCTGTCAGACGCGTTCTCGACCGGCTCCTCGATCATGCCGCAAAAGAAAAACCCCGACGCCGCCGAACTGGTGCGCGCCAAGACCGGCCGCATCAACGGCTCGCTGATTGCACTGCTGACCGTCATGAAGGGTCTGCCGCTGGCCTATTCCAAGGACATGCAGGAAGACAAGGAACAGGTGTTTGACGCCGCATCAAGCCTTGAATTGTCGCTGGCAGCGATGACCGGCATGATTCGTGACATGGAAATCCGCACAGATCGGATGCGCGACGCCGCTGGCGCCGGCTATTCGACGGCGACCGACCTGGCCGACTGGCTGGTGCGGGAGGCAGGCTTGCCGTTTCGCGAGGCTCACCATGTCACCGGCCGCGCCGTGGCACTGGCCGAAAGCCGCAACATCGGCCTTGAAGCGCTGTCGCTCGCGGACCTGCAGACAATCAACCCGGCCATCACCGATGCCGTATTCTCGGTTTTGACGGTGGACGCCTCGGTGCGCAGTCGCAAGAGCTTCGGCGGCACCGCGCCTGATGGCGTGCGCGCACAAGTGACCCATTGGCGTGGGCGGATTTAA
- a CDS encoding YdcF family protein, whose protein sequence is MSMESAQPSPARPEAAKTDAIHRLRRVGHHGLRIFTIAAIVGITLAAMGFFRFTDTIADLKASGVPEEVDAIVALTGGYQRVDQALALLEQGVGKRLLISGVNPSTTSAALRRATGTKSATFNCCVDIGYEALDTIGNANETASWIRQRGYERILVVTNNYHMPRSLLELSQASPDVTFVAYPVTHADLKTEAWLSDPVALRTLFTEYAKYSLARLRNWTGAKTASGLRADVTAQRPITATLN, encoded by the coding sequence ATGAGCATGGAATCCGCCCAGCCCAGCCCGGCCCGGCCGGAGGCCGCCAAGACCGATGCGATCCATCGTCTCCGGCGGGTGGGTCACCATGGCCTGCGCATATTCACCATTGCCGCCATCGTTGGCATCACACTGGCGGCGATGGGATTTTTCCGCTTCACTGACACCATCGCCGATCTGAAGGCATCCGGAGTGCCCGAGGAAGTCGATGCCATCGTCGCGCTGACCGGCGGTTACCAGCGCGTAGACCAGGCCCTGGCGCTGCTCGAACAAGGCGTCGGCAAGCGACTACTGATCTCCGGCGTCAATCCCTCGACCACAAGCGCCGCATTGCGCCGCGCCACCGGCACCAAAAGCGCCACCTTCAACTGCTGTGTCGATATCGGCTACGAGGCGCTCGACACCATCGGCAACGCTAATGAAACTGCCAGCTGGATCCGCCAGCGTGGCTACGAGCGGATTCTGGTGGTGACCAACAATTACCATATGCCGCGCAGCCTGCTCGAACTCTCGCAGGCCAGCCCTGACGTCACCTTCGTTGCCTATCCGGTCACCCATGCGGACCTGAAGACCGAGGCGTGGCTGTCAGACCCGGTGGCATTGCGCACCCTGTTTACCGAATATGCCAAATATTCGCTGGCAAGGCTGCGTAACTGGACCGGGGCCAAAACAGCAAGCGGATTGCGCGCCGATGTCACCGCACAGCGGCCAATAACCGCCACGCTCAACTGA
- a CDS encoding response regulator: MARILIAEDEDSLRRFVARALEMDGHQTVQAGDGAEALEHLQAEAFDLLLSDIRMPIMDGIELAGESAELVPEMPILLMTGFAEQRERAEHLMRIVVDVVDKPFTLPQIRQAVADALVAQAA, encoded by the coding sequence ATGGCGAGAATCCTGATTGCCGAAGACGAAGACTCGTTGCGGCGGTTCGTTGCCCGGGCGCTCGAAATGGACGGTCACCAGACCGTGCAGGCTGGCGATGGCGCCGAAGCGCTTGAGCATCTTCAGGCCGAGGCGTTTGACCTGCTGCTCTCCGATATTCGTATGCCGATAATGGACGGGATCGAGCTTGCCGGTGAGAGTGCCGAGCTGGTTCCTGAGATGCCGATCCTGCTGATGACCGGTTTTGCCGAACAGCGCGAACGGGCCGAGCATCTGATGCGCATTGTTGTCGATGTCGTGGACAAGCCTTTCACCCTGCCGCAGATCCGGCAGGCGGTGGCGGACGCGCTTGTGGCCCAGGCTGCCTGA
- a CDS encoding lysophospholipid acyltransferase family protein — MIVFRSILFNIAFYLNLVGRMIIFSPYFFLVNRKAAWSVPKNWVRANHWLQAKIAGTTFEIEGLENIPEGSYIFAPKHQSFWDAYGLLPWLDDPVYILKRELTWIPLFGQYIRKMRMIPVNRGARGKVMAAVLERTKREMESGRQLIIYPEGTRRSPGAPPSYKYGIARLYRDLQVPVVPVVMHPGLFWPRRKFLRFPGHFKVQILPAIPAGMDPDAFMDHLTEVMETASDKLLVETVAANPHLPLREDARRRLAELGAAPSGAQAD; from the coding sequence ATGATCGTTTTCCGCTCCATTCTGTTCAACATCGCGTTTTACCTGAACCTGGTCGGGCGGATGATCATCTTCTCGCCCTACTTTTTCCTGGTAAATCGCAAGGCGGCATGGAGTGTCCCCAAAAACTGGGTGCGGGCCAACCATTGGCTGCAGGCAAAGATTGCCGGCACCACCTTCGAGATCGAGGGATTGGAGAACATCCCCGAGGGCAGCTACATCTTTGCCCCCAAGCACCAGTCTTTCTGGGACGCCTACGGGCTGCTGCCCTGGCTTGATGATCCGGTCTATATTCTCAAGCGGGAACTCACCTGGATACCGCTGTTTGGCCAGTACATCCGGAAAATGCGGATGATTCCGGTCAATCGCGGCGCCCGTGGCAAGGTCATGGCGGCTGTGCTGGAGCGGACTAAACGCGAGATGGAAAGCGGCCGTCAGCTGATCATCTACCCCGAAGGCACCCGCCGCTCTCCGGGTGCTCCGCCGTCCTACAAATATGGCATCGCCCGGCTTTACCGCGATCTGCAGGTGCCGGTCGTGCCCGTTGTTATGCACCCCGGTCTGTTCTGGCCGCGGCGCAAGTTCCTGCGTTTTCCCGGTCATTTCAAGGTGCAGATCCTGCCGGCGATCCCTGCCGGCATGGACCCCGATGCTTTCATGGATCATCTCACCGAGGTGATGGAAACGGCCAGCGACAAGCTGCTGGTCGAAACCGTGGCCGCCAATCCGCATCTGCCGCTGCGCGAGGACGCCCGCCGCAGGCTCGCCGAACTCGGAGCTGCCCCGTCAGGCGCGCAGGCGGACTGA
- a CDS encoding TIGR02302 family protein: MAGLPDGTSTPPENRDAESWRSVVLGRWLMRQNLALGRLITLMAPLLGVFALFLSFSWFGVFRIVPDWARILLLALFAGGFAASLWPLSRYRAPTRAEIDARLEAENRIANQAIAVQDDHVEAADPFARALWKEHRRRMAATIGTLETGLPRSDLPARDPWGLRVALALMLFVAFGYSFSGGAGRPGDAFVSHAHSTLPDIRIDAWITPPAYINQAPVFLTGVTRPEGEAVAAIAGSEITVRLGGADDDANAAVSWGPDLASLTMLAPSAANPTGPAGAATWIFKPTADGTLTIKAGRSESNFPISIIPDTPPVAAFIESPRRAVNGALELAYTLSDDHGVASAEAEIVPAEEPSPDARPLFEPPKYRLSLPRRSATDNSALSSHDLTEHPLAGQRVKITLLATDGAGQQGRSETLETTLPGRRFSEPLAAAVVEQRGVLALDANNLPRVYDLHDALTIAPEETIPNLTHYLLLQSVRGRLDNARSDDDLRAAVDYMWGVALQMEDGNLSLAERRLREAQDALSQALENGASDEEVARLMDEMRQAMQDYLQELARQNPNNQAGQQQQAMPQNMLRQRDLDNMLDQIENLARSGARDQAQQMLQELQRMMNNLQAGRQQRQPQQGGPMRQQMDKLGELMRQQQQLMDQTMRADRERQDQSGEGRDRQEQDGQQPGAGQDQGQQGQGDQSLEDMLGALGRSQQELQDALGQLQRDLEELGINPSPGFGKAGEAMGDAAGNLQQGQTGQALGNQDRALQALRQGAEDMMNQMMQAMGNQQGEAEGEGPARNGNRSAGDLDPLGRPRATTGPDFGNRVKVPDEIDIQRAREILDAIRKRLGDQFSPDVEKRYLERLLDLQ; this comes from the coding sequence ATGGCAGGCCTGCCCGACGGCACATCGACACCACCTGAAAACCGGGACGCCGAGTCCTGGCGCTCGGTCGTACTTGGTCGCTGGCTGATGCGTCAGAATTTGGCACTTGGCCGCCTGATCACCCTCATGGCACCGTTACTGGGCGTTTTCGCTCTATTTCTGTCTTTTTCCTGGTTCGGCGTCTTCCGGATCGTGCCGGACTGGGCGCGGATACTTCTGCTGGCTCTCTTCGCCGGAGGTTTCGCCGCATCGCTCTGGCCGCTGAGCCGCTACCGGGCGCCGACCCGCGCCGAGATCGATGCCAGGCTGGAGGCAGAAAACCGGATCGCCAACCAGGCGATCGCCGTGCAGGACGATCATGTTGAAGCCGCAGACCCTTTCGCCCGCGCGCTTTGGAAAGAACACCGCCGCCGCATGGCCGCAACCATCGGCACGCTTGAAACCGGCCTTCCCCGGTCGGATCTGCCGGCGCGTGACCCCTGGGGCCTCCGCGTCGCACTCGCGCTGATGCTGTTCGTGGCCTTCGGCTACTCGTTTTCCGGCGGCGCCGGTCGGCCTGGCGATGCCTTTGTCAGCCATGCACACAGCACCTTGCCCGACATCCGCATCGATGCCTGGATCACGCCGCCTGCCTATATTAATCAGGCGCCCGTGTTCCTCACCGGCGTGACCCGGCCCGAGGGCGAGGCGGTTGCCGCCATTGCCGGCAGTGAAATCACTGTCCGGCTCGGCGGCGCGGACGATGATGCCAATGCAGCAGTATCCTGGGGGCCGGATCTGGCCTCGCTGACAATGCTAGCGCCTTCGGCGGCGAACCCCACCGGACCGGCAGGCGCCGCAACATGGATTTTCAAACCGACAGCCGACGGAACCTTGACGATCAAGGCCGGGCGATCGGAGAGCAACTTCCCAATCAGCATCATCCCCGACACGCCACCGGTTGCTGCCTTCATCGAAAGCCCGCGCCGCGCCGTTAACGGTGCCCTCGAACTTGCCTATACGCTTTCCGATGATCATGGCGTTGCCAGCGCCGAGGCCGAGATCGTGCCTGCTGAAGAGCCCTCACCGGACGCCCGGCCTTTGTTCGAGCCGCCCAAATACCGGCTGTCGCTGCCGCGTCGGTCTGCGACCGACAACAGTGCACTCTCCAGCCACGACCTGACCGAACATCCACTGGCCGGGCAGCGAGTAAAGATTACTCTGCTTGCCACCGACGGCGCCGGCCAGCAGGGCCGCAGCGAGACCCTTGAAACCACATTGCCGGGCCGCCGCTTTTCCGAGCCGCTGGCGGCTGCGGTTGTCGAACAGCGCGGCGTGCTGGCGCTTGATGCCAATAACTTGCCCCGCGTCTATGATTTGCACGATGCGCTCACCATCGCACCCGAGGAGACCATCCCCAACCTCACCCATTACCTGCTGCTGCAATCGGTTCGCGGCCGGCTCGACAATGCCCGCAGCGATGATGATCTCCGCGCCGCCGTCGATTACATGTGGGGCGTGGCGCTGCAGATGGAGGACGGCAATCTCTCGCTCGCCGAACGACGCCTGCGTGAAGCCCAGGATGCCCTGTCGCAAGCGTTAGAGAATGGCGCATCAGACGAGGAAGTTGCGCGTCTGATGGATGAAATGCGCCAGGCCATGCAGGATTATCTGCAGGAACTGGCACGCCAGAACCCCAACAACCAGGCCGGCCAACAGCAGCAGGCAATGCCGCAGAACATGCTGCGTCAGCGCGACCTCGACAACATGCTCGACCAGATCGAGAACCTTGCCCGCTCCGGTGCCCGCGACCAGGCCCAGCAGATGCTGCAGGAATTGCAACGTATGATGAACAATCTGCAGGCCGGCCGTCAGCAGCGCCAGCCCCAGCAGGGCGGGCCGATGCGCCAGCAGATGGACAAACTCGGCGAATTGATGCGTCAGCAGCAACAACTGATGGATCAGACCATGCGCGCCGATCGCGAGCGGCAAGACCAATCGGGCGAGGGCCGCGACCGTCAGGAGCAGGACGGACAGCAGCCGGGCGCGGGGCAGGATCAGGGGCAGCAAGGCCAGGGCGACCAGTCGCTTGAAGACATGCTCGGCGCGCTTGGCCGCAGCCAGCAGGAACTCCAGGACGCACTCGGTCAATTGCAGCGCGATCTCGAGGAACTCGGCATCAACCCGTCACCGGGATTTGGCAAGGCCGGCGAGGCTATGGGCGACGCCGCAGGCAATCTGCAACAGGGCCAGACCGGCCAGGCGCTGGGCAATCAGGACCGGGCGCTGCAGGCGTTGCGCCAGGGCGCCGAGGACATGATGAACCAGATGATGCAAGCCATGGGAAACCAGCAGGGCGAGGCTGAAGGCGAAGGCCCTGCCCGCAACGGCAACCGGTCGGCGGGCGACCTCGATCCGCTTGGCCGTCCGCGCGCCACCACCGGTCCGGATTTCGGCAATCGGGTCAAGGTACCCGACGAGATCGATATTCAGCGCGCCCGCGAAATCCTCGACGCCATCCGCAAGCGTCTGGGCGATCAGTTCTCACCGGACGTCGAAAAACGCTATCTCGAAAGGCTTCTGGACCTTCAGTAG
- a CDS encoding cell division protein FtsX, translating into MTKPAPRQTDTQKKERLVSLRPTAPIVPPVNVSGRALMVVIAIMSFLCAVTLGTVTMVQEKAQAWQGDVASEITIQVKPVDGLDMEKALLEVRAVALSYPGALTAEIVDRRSTARLLEPWLGEGFDMDELPVPRLVIVTIDEAAPPDFGAIRQSLAETVPAATLDDHRAWASRLISMARITVFVGVGILALMFATTMLTVIFATRGAMVGNRHIVEVLHFVGAETGFIAAEFQKHFLIIGLKGAAVGGGLATIAFLLLGFWQSNSLATALNDQVTALFGRFTLSSAGYFGIIGIVVLIAGMTALTTRLTVIRTIGEIDRQRADPSLSEIG; encoded by the coding sequence ATGACTAAGCCCGCTCCCCGCCAGACCGACACCCAGAAAAAGGAGCGCCTGGTCAGCCTACGTCCGACCGCACCGATCGTGCCGCCGGTCAACGTATCAGGCCGCGCATTGATGGTGGTGATCGCCATCATGTCGTTTCTTTGTGCGGTGACCTTGGGCACAGTGACAATGGTGCAGGAAAAGGCACAAGCCTGGCAGGGCGACGTGGCCAGCGAAATCACCATCCAGGTCAAACCCGTCGATGGCCTTGACATGGAGAAGGCGCTACTCGAAGTCCGCGCCGTTGCGCTATCGTATCCCGGTGCACTGACAGCTGAGATCGTTGATCGCCGCTCGACCGCCAGACTGCTTGAACCCTGGCTTGGCGAAGGCTTCGACATGGACGAGCTTCCTGTGCCGCGGCTGGTGATCGTCACCATTGACGAAGCCGCACCACCTGATTTTGGCGCCATCCGCCAGTCCCTTGCCGAGACCGTTCCCGCAGCCACACTTGATGATCACCGCGCTTGGGCCAGTCGACTGATATCCATGGCCCGGATTACCGTTTTTGTCGGCGTCGGCATTCTGGCGCTGATGTTTGCCACCACCATGCTGACGGTGATTTTCGCGACGCGCGGCGCGATGGTCGGCAATCGCCATATCGTCGAGGTGCTGCATTTCGTCGGCGCCGAGACCGGTTTCATCGCCGCCGAATTCCAGAAGCATTTTCTGATCATCGGCCTCAAGGGCGCAGCAGTCGGCGGAGGCCTGGCGACCATCGCCTTCCTGCTTCTCGGCTTTTGGCAATCCAACAGCCTGGCCACGGCACTCAATGACCAGGTAACCGCCTTGTTCGGGCGCTTCACGTTGAGCAGCGCCGGTTATTTCGGCATTATCGGCATCGTTGTGCTGATCGCTGGCATGACGGCACTCACCACCCGTCTCACGGTGATTCGCACGATCGGCGAGATTGATCGCCAGCGCGCCGACCCTTCGCTGTCGGAAATCGGTTAA